The genomic segment TGGCAAATCAGGCAAAAATCATTTGGCAAGGCGTTGCACTGTGCACTGCGTTTTTCGGCGCGGTCGCACTGGACGCGCAGGCACAGCAAAAAACACCCTATTGGGCATCTATCGAAGAATCCGAGGCGCGGATGCGCACGGGGCCCAGTACCGAATTTCCGGTGAAGTGGGTCTACAAGCGGCAGAATATGCCGGTTAAAGTCGTTGCCGTGCACAGCGTGTGGCGCAAGGTTGAGGATCCCGACGGCGATCAGGGCTGGATGCATGTCCGCCTGCTCAGCCCCAAGCGGACCGCCCTTGTTGTCGGAAGCGGCATAGCTGCCTTACGCGAGACCCCGCAGCAGACGGCCCGCATTGCCTGGCGTGTAGAACCCGGCGTTGTCGGCAAGATCGACGAATGCGACAAAGGCTGGTGCCGCTTCGACAATGCGGGGCGCTACGGCTTTATCGAAACCGACCGGCTGTGGGGCGACGAAGCGCTTT from the Sphingorhabdus lacus genome contains:
- a CDS encoding SH3 domain-containing protein, producing MANQAKIIWQGVALCTAFFGAVALDAQAQQKTPYWASIEESEARMRTGPSTEFPVKWVYKRQNMPVKVVAVHSVWRKVEDPDGDQGWMHVRLLSPKRTALVVGSGIAALRETPQQTARIAWRVEPGVVGKIDECDKGWCRFDNAGRYGFIETDRLWGDEAL